The following is a genomic window from Methanosphaera cuniculi.
ATAATAGTTTTTCTCTTAATAAAATTATAAGATTTCTAAGATGAGTATTAATATAAATAATAAAAATTTTTTTTATAAATAAAAAACATAAATAAATAATATAATAACAAAAATATAAAGGTTAATATTTTACACTAATACTTTTTTTTATACAAAATATAAGGAATAAAAGAAGATTTTTTTTTTAATATAAAAGAAAAAAAATTATTCAAGAAAAAAATAAAATAAAAAAAAATGGGAAGAAAAGATATATATTTTTTTTCATACTTACCTTAGAAATTCTCTTTTTTTATTTTATTTATACTAAAGTTGGAATGAAAAACAATGACAGATTATGATATTATAGTAGTAGGTGCAGGACCTATAGGATCTACATATGCATATAAAATGGCAAAAAAAGGATATAATGTAGCCATGTATGACATGAAAAACCGGATAGGTCAACCACTACAATGTGCAGGACTTGTTTCAACAAATATTGATAAAACAAGAAATTTACCAGATGAGTTTATAGATAATAAACTAAAAGGTGCAAATCTAATATCACCAGATAAAACACAAATACAAGTATCAAAAGATGAAACATCAGCATATGTAATAGACCGAGTATTATATGATAAATATCTTGTAAATCGTGCAGAAGATGCTGGAGTTGATATGTATTATGCAACTCGTGTAGTTGATGTAGATATAAACAATACAATGATAAAAACAGAACATGATACATACTCATCTGATGTAATATGTGTAAGTTGTGGACCTAACTCATCAACATCAAAAAAGATGAATCCTAATATAATAGATGAATCATTTCTTGCAATGCAATACATAATAAAAACACAAAATACAAATACAAACTATCTGAATTTACACATAGATACAAATACACTACCTGGATTCATATGGAGAATACCTGTAAGTCCAT
Proteins encoded in this region:
- a CDS encoding geranylgeranyl reductase family protein; translation: MTDYDIIVVGAGPIGSTYAYKMAKKGYNVAMYDMKNRIGQPLQCAGLVSTNIDKTRNLPDEFIDNKLKGANLISPDKTQIQVSKDETSAYVIDRVLYDKYLVNRAEDAGVDMYYATRVVDVDINNTMIKTEHDTYSSDVICVSCGPNSSTSKKMNPNIIDESFLAMQYIIKTQNTNTNYLNLHIDTNTLPGFIWRIPVSPFESRLGLFTTGSYQHAAKILNQYLETKDTIAEKVYGLIPKFNPKKKIVKNNTFLIGDAASQVKPTTGGGLIAGFNITDIAVENTDLMLKNHDNNYLKKYETDYHTLYDNEFKTQQNVQKIMKDLTEDDFNYMFKILRQYNVDEIISQYGDMDNQTQLIKQLIKSGIIFKLVPKIGIRRLKNIWKSQ